A segment of the Nitrospinota bacterium genome:
ATCAACTCCATCAAGTTTCCAGAGAGGCTCAGGCCAAAAGGTGGTATTAACTGAAAACTGCTTGATATAGCCTTGAAAAAAAAATGATGGGCATTTATCGAAAGAAATATCAAAACTGCCACGATATTCTCAAAAGTCGAGAGAATGGACGCTTGAATGCCGGTTACAGGATCAATAACCCTTGCGATAGCAAATCCCATTTGAAATCCTACAAGTTGACCTGAAAGCTGAACCCCTGCAAATATTAATCTTGCTGTCAGCCCTAAAATTGCCCCTATGATTATCTCACCCACTATGGCTGGTATGAGGGTTAAGGTACCAAGCGGAAAGTTAATTCCGCTTAGATCAACGACAGGGAAGAGCGTCAAAGAGACAGCAAAGACTAATCCAATCTTTATCCGTCTTGATAAGCTCTCACTCCCAAAGATAGGAAGAGTCATTAAAATTGCCCCAACGCGTATAAATATTAATAAAAAAGCTTCAATTTGACTCTGGTCAATATTCAACTGGCTCATTTTTAAGAAAGTTTCACTTCACATATATATGAAGATTTTGAAACAAATTTAATGTAAAATTCAT
Coding sequences within it:
- the fliR gene encoding flagellar biosynthetic protein FliR, whose amino-acid sequence is MSQLNIDQSQIEAFLLIFIRVGAILMTLPIFGSESLSRRIKIGLVFAVSLTLFPVVDLSGINFPLGTLTLIPAIVGEIIIGAILGLTARLIFAGVQLSGQLVGFQMGFAIARVIDPVTGIQASILSTFENIVAVLIFLSINAHHFFFKAISSSFQLIPPFGLSLSGNLMELILNLSENMFILAIKIGAPVIATLLFTNVAFGIIARTVPQVHIMIVAFPLQISIGLLFLGLSFPFFSFLLSKEFLGLEKSIMQILRFM